A genomic region of Leptotrichia hofstadii contains the following coding sequences:
- the yihA gene encoding ribosome biogenesis GTP-binding protein YihA/YsxC has product MEINKSEFVKSAVVEKDYPEFNNTVEFSFIGRSNVGKSSLINSLTKRKNLARTSKTPGRTQLINYFLINDKIHFVDLPGYGFAKVPETVRRNWGKTIESYLVSKREKVVFLLLDLRRVPSNEDMEMLKWLEHFEIEYYIIFTKADKLSNNEKFKQLKEIRKKLVFKNEDVFFYSSLKNTGRKELLDFIEERINEKK; this is encoded by the coding sequence ATGGAAATAAACAAGTCAGAGTTTGTGAAATCGGCAGTTGTGGAAAAAGATTATCCAGAATTTAATAATACTGTGGAATTTTCTTTTATCGGAAGATCAAACGTGGGGAAATCTTCACTTATAAATTCACTCACAAAAAGAAAAAATCTGGCAAGAACAAGTAAAACACCAGGAAGAACACAGTTAATCAATTATTTTTTGATAAATGATAAAATTCATTTTGTAGATTTGCCAGGATATGGATTTGCTAAAGTGCCTGAGACTGTGAGAAGGAATTGGGGAAAAACGATAGAAAGCTATCTTGTGTCAAAACGTGAAAAAGTAGTATTTTTATTGCTTGATTTGCGTAGAGTTCCGTCAAATGAGGATATGGAAATGTTAAAATGGCTGGAACATTTTGAAATTGAATATTATATAATCTTTACAAAGGCTGATAAATTGTCAAATAATGAAAAATTTAAGCAGTTAAAGGAGATTAGGAAAAAACTTGTATTTAAAAATGAAGATGTATTTTTTTATTCTTCATTAAAAAATACTGGAAGAAAAGAATTGCTTGATTTTATAGAAGAGCGGATTAATGAGAAAAAATAA